A window from Actinomycetota bacterium encodes these proteins:
- a CDS encoding cytochrome c biogenesis protein ResB: MNLDPRRITQLFASRRLATSLMVSWMALLLIWVVPFQFYRLTEAEVANIVLRERFFHIVYALVVVSLSFCMLQRLGPVIRRAARLPGAAPSGGPAPVRVEGAYEAARADRALADAGYATRVVRPEWAWGTRNRWSGLGTIVLHVGILLVMFAAVPQLDARRNFVGRAVVAEGETFDGAAASYNSVDTSAPPPALSFTLDRVTAAFHEDILLFTRLDGAVRDANDKRHTVKVSAPWIAGPATAVALEDFGYAPIVEVSALGKSKAAVYKMKVFPPGTEDSLDVRLDTPSDYRIYLKVLPDYVDRGGSAGSKSFNLSNPRFIVTPARILADRTDRRLGEPLTVGIGEPARAQEVTVTVKGVRTYGVFRVTSSPSAPFLIAALACLGIGGAVRALFPRSEAVIRSSEGAVEVAATVDLYRGAERAAVGRLARCWEEAR; encoded by the coding sequence ATGAACCTCGATCCCCGTAGGATCACGCAGCTGTTCGCGTCGAGACGCCTGGCGACATCGCTCATGGTCTCGTGGATGGCCCTGCTGCTGATCTGGGTGGTGCCGTTCCAATTCTACCGCCTCACCGAGGCCGAGGTCGCCAACATCGTCCTTCGGGAGCGCTTCTTCCACATCGTCTACGCGCTCGTCGTCGTCTCCCTGTCCTTCTGCATGCTCCAGCGTCTTGGTCCGGTGATACGCCGCGCCGCGCGCCTGCCCGGCGCGGCGCCGTCCGGGGGTCCCGCGCCCGTCAGGGTGGAGGGCGCGTACGAGGCCGCGCGCGCAGACCGCGCGCTCGCGGACGCCGGCTACGCCACCCGCGTCGTCCGGCCGGAGTGGGCATGGGGCACGCGCAACCGCTGGTCCGGCCTCGGCACGATCGTGTTGCACGTAGGCATACTGCTCGTGATGTTCGCCGCGGTCCCACAGCTCGACGCCCGGCGGAACTTCGTCGGCAGGGCGGTCGTTGCGGAGGGGGAGACCTTCGACGGCGCGGCGGCGTCGTACAACAGCGTCGATACCAGCGCCCCCCCGCCAGCGCTCTCGTTCACCCTGGACCGGGTCACGGCGGCGTTTCACGAGGACATCCTGCTGTTCACAAGGCTGGACGGGGCGGTCCGTGATGCGAACGACAAGCGGCACACGGTCAAGGTGAGCGCCCCTTGGATCGCGGGACCGGCCACCGCGGTCGCCCTCGAGGACTTCGGCTACGCGCCGATCGTCGAGGTGTCGGCGCTCGGGAAGAGCAAGGCGGCGGTGTACAAGATGAAGGTCTTCCCGCCGGGCACGGAGGATAGCCTCGATGTCCGACTGGACACCCCGAGTGACTACAGGATCTACCTGAAGGTCCTGCCCGACTACGTCGATCGCGGCGGGTCCGCCGGCTCGAAGTCGTTCAACCTGAGCAACCCGAGGTTCATCGTGACCCCTGCACGCATCCTCGCCGATCGGACCGATCGCAGGCTCGGTGAGCCGCTGACGGTGGGCATAGGCGAGCCCGCGCGCGCGCAGGAAGTGACCGTCACGGTCAAGGGAGTGCGCACCTACGGTGTGTTCCGCGTGACGTCCTCTCCTAGCGCACCGTTCCTCATCGCGGCTCTGGCCTGTCTGGGGATCGGCGGTGCGGTGCGTGCGCTGTTCCCGCGCTCGGAGGCCGTCATCAGGTCGTCCGAGGGCGCGGTCGAAGTGGCCGCGACCGTGGATCTGTACCGCGGTGCGGAGCGCGCTGCAGTCGGGCGTCTCGCCCGTTGCTGGGAGGAGGCCCGGTGA